The Alphaproteobacteria bacterium genome contains a region encoding:
- the fdhE gene encoding formate dehydrogenase accessory protein FdhE — translation MSLKGRVVPDPVDIGQIAAPPFVRLPDIATHFARRAARLDALASGNPLEPFLRFVAEIARAQHKAAGELPAGTLPGDDHIAFCKAHGFALIERLTWARDASFVAGARAVARALQDVTMPKPAIDALAAFAARDDKSIDALADRLLREKQESWDMAEVPLAAAALELHWARMAALLDPAAPVPLEPRNLCPVCGSTPLASVIDAAAGRQGSRFLCCGLCQTQWNYTRIQCAHCVSTKGIAYHHVEGGSKAVRAETCDECRTYTKALYLEEAPDAEPVADDLATLALDILVGEAGWQRARLNWYLMPQGEDAPEPLSAADGAADA, via the coding sequence GTGAGCCTTAAAGGACGCGTCGTCCCCGATCCGGTCGATATCGGCCAGATCGCGGCGCCGCCCTTCGTTCGCCTGCCCGACATCGCCACGCACTTCGCGCGGCGCGCGGCGCGGCTCGACGCGCTGGCATCGGGCAATCCGCTCGAGCCGTTCCTGCGTTTCGTCGCCGAAATCGCGCGCGCGCAGCACAAGGCGGCGGGCGAGCTGCCGGCCGGTACGCTGCCCGGCGACGACCACATCGCCTTCTGCAAGGCGCACGGCTTCGCGCTGATCGAGCGCCTCACCTGGGCGCGCGACGCGTCGTTCGTGGCCGGCGCGCGCGCCGTCGCCCGCGCGCTTCAGGACGTGACGATGCCCAAGCCGGCGATCGACGCGCTCGCCGCCTTCGCGGCGCGCGACGACAAGTCGATCGACGCCCTGGCCGATCGCCTGCTGCGCGAGAAGCAGGAGTCCTGGGACATGGCCGAGGTGCCGCTGGCGGCCGCGGCGCTGGAGCTGCACTGGGCGCGCATGGCCGCGCTGCTCGATCCGGCGGCGCCGGTGCCGCTGGAGCCGCGCAATCTCTGCCCGGTGTGCGGCTCCACGCCGCTCGCCTCGGTGATCGATGCGGCGGCGGGCCGGCAGGGCTCGCGCTTCCTGTGCTGTGGCCTGTGCCAGACGCAGTGGAACTACACCCGCATCCAGTGCGCCCATTGCGTCTCGACCAAGGGCATCGCCTACCACCATGTCGAGGGCGGCTCGAAGGCGGTGCGCGCCGAGACCTGCGACGAGTGCCGCACCTACACCAAGGCGCTCTATCTCGAGGAGGCGCCGGATGCCGAGCCGGTGGCCGACGATCTCGCCACGCTCGCGCTCGACATCCTGGTCGGCGAGGCTGGCTGGCAGCGCGCGCGGCTGAACTGGTACCTCATGCCGCAGGGCGAGGACGCGCCCGAGCCCCTGAGCGCTGCCGACGGCGCGGCCGACGCGTGA
- a CDS encoding formate dehydrogenase subunit gamma, with protein sequence MAGKNNIFDRYTSGARLNHWINAILMICLVLSGMALFHPSLFFLTELFGGGPTARIVHPWIGVLAMLSFLGLFIRFVRFNLWNKDDSAWMRNVKHVVAGDEAKVPEAGKYNAGQKLVFWLMSILTILLLTSGLAMWASQLGEYTTIEQKRLAAVVHSASAVLLLIVVITHVYAAIWVRGTIRGMTRGSVTGGWAWRHHRKWLREEVGKSK encoded by the coding sequence ATGGCCGGCAAGAACAACATCTTCGATCGCTATACGTCGGGCGCGCGCCTCAATCACTGGATCAACGCGATCCTGATGATCTGCCTGGTGCTCTCGGGCATGGCGCTGTTCCATCCGTCGCTGTTCTTTCTTACGGAGCTGTTCGGCGGCGGACCGACGGCGCGCATCGTCCATCCCTGGATCGGCGTGCTGGCGATGCTGAGCTTCCTCGGCCTGTTCATCCGCTTCGTGCGCTTCAACCTGTGGAACAAGGACGACAGCGCCTGGATGCGCAACGTCAAGCACGTGGTCGCGGGCGACGAGGCCAAGGTGCCGGAGGCCGGCAAGTACAACGCCGGGCAGAAGCTGGTGTTCTGGCTGATGTCGATCCTCACCATCCTGCTGCTGACCAGCGGGCTGGCGATGTGGGCCTCGCAGCTCGGCGAGTACACGACGATCGAGCAGAAGCGGCTGGCGGCCGTCGTCCATTCCGCTTCCGCCGTGCTGCTGCTGATCGTCGTGATCACCCATGTCTATGCCGCGATCTGGGTCCGCGGCACGATCCGCGGCATGACCCGCGGCTCGGTCACCGGCGGCTGGGCGTGGCGCCATCACCGCAAGTGGCTGCGCGAGGAAGTGGGCAAGAGCAAGTGA
- the fdxH gene encoding formate dehydrogenase subunit beta produces the protein MSNLQSLDLRRRSATTTQPPSQRESIEVAKLIDVSRCIGCKACQAACLEWNDLREEVGVTVGVYDNPHDLTENTWTLMRFTEIDVDGRFEWLIRKDGCMHCADPGCLKACPAPGAIVQYKNGIVDFISQNCIGCGYCVKGCPFNIPRISKKDAKAYKCSLCSDRVAVGQAPACAKVCPTQAISFGTKKDMVAWADRRIADLKERGYKSAGLYDPQGVGGTHVMYVLKHADRPEIYAGLPKDPKISPLVDLWKGIAKPLALAGVGLAALVGFFHYVTHGPNEVQAEDEEAADKARRTSAE, from the coding sequence ATGAGCAATCTGCAGTCTCTCGACCTTCGCCGCCGCTCGGCGACGACGACGCAGCCGCCCAGCCAGCGCGAATCGATCGAGGTCGCCAAGCTGATCGACGTCTCGCGCTGCATCGGTTGCAAGGCCTGCCAGGCCGCGTGCCTGGAATGGAACGACCTGCGCGAGGAGGTCGGCGTTACCGTCGGCGTCTACGACAACCCGCACGACCTGACGGAGAACACCTGGACGCTGATGCGCTTCACGGAGATCGACGTCGACGGCCGCTTCGAATGGCTGATCCGCAAGGACGGCTGCATGCATTGCGCCGATCCGGGCTGCCTGAAGGCCTGCCCGGCGCCGGGCGCGATCGTGCAGTACAAGAACGGCATCGTCGACTTCATCTCGCAGAACTGCATCGGCTGCGGCTACTGCGTGAAGGGCTGCCCCTTCAACATCCCGCGTATCTCCAAGAAGGACGCCAAGGCGTACAAGTGCAGCCTGTGCTCCGACCGGGTGGCGGTGGGCCAGGCACCGGCCTGCGCCAAGGTATGTCCGACGCAGGCGATCTCCTTCGGCACCAAGAAGGACATGGTCGCCTGGGCCGACAGGCGCATCGCCGATCTGAAAGAGCGCGGCTACAAGAGCGCCGGGCTCTACGATCCGCAGGGCGTCGGCGGCACGCATGTGATGTACGTGCTCAAGCATGCCGACAGGCCGGAGATCTATGCCGGCCTGCCCAAGGATCCGAAGATCAGCCCGCTGGTCGATCTGTGGAAGGGCATCGCCAAGCCGCTGGCGCTGGCGGGTGTCGGCCTGGCGGCGCTGGTCGGCTTCTTCCACTACGTCACCCATGGGCCCAACGAGGTCCAGGCGGAGGACGAGGAAGCCGCCGACAAGGCACGGCGCACGTCGGCGGAGTGA
- the fdnG gene encoding formate dehydrogenase-N subunit alpha, with the protein MNITRRGALKLTGATLGASTLTALGFSPAQAQGAVRAFKLERTTETRNTCPYCSVGCGVILYSMGDRAKNVHGKIIHIEGDPDHPTNRGTLCPKGAALIDFINARTRLQYPEYRAPGGKAWTRISWDEAIDKIARHVKADRDKNLIARNADGQTVNRWLTTGFLAASATTNETAWATYKVVRSMGMVVFDNQARVUHGPTVSSLGPTFGRGAMTNLWADIKNTDLVVIMGGNAAEAHPCGFKWVTEAKHHKKAKLIVVDPRFTRSAAMSDLFIQIRPGTDIAFLGGVIKYLLDNDKIQKEYVRTYTNAAYLLREDFKFEDGLFSGYDEAKRDYNRASWDYQLGDDGFVKSDDMLQDPRCVFQVMKTHFSRYTPEMVERITGANKDRFLEACKWIAETSAPDKVMTSMYALGWTQHSKGSQNIRTMAMIQLLLGNIGMSGGGMNALRGHSNIQGLTDIGLMSNLIPGYLTLPTDREADFATYMRTRGFKPLRPGQTSFWQNYDKFFVSFMKAMWGPAATKENDWAYDYLPKLDVGAYDVLRGWELMHQGKMNGYFCQGFNPLMSFPNRRKLQAALEKLKFLVVMDPLATETSEFWQNHGEHNPADPAKIQTEVFRLPTTVFAEENGSLVNSGRWLQWHWKGAEPPGEAISDIEIMARIFLKVRELYRKEGGAFPDPIVNLTWDYENPAFPNPEELARELNGRALADVPDPRDPAKLLLRKGQQLAGFGEMRNDGTTMGGCWIYSGCWTEAGNQMARRDNSDPGGLGLTPKWAWSWPANRRILYNRASADAKGDPWNPKQKQIWWNGERWTGYDVPDYGPLVKPEAGVGPFIMNPEGTARLFTRGLMRDGPFPEHYEPFEAPVANPLHPKVGPSPVARVFKGDMEQFGKASDFPIVATTYRLTEHFHFWSKHVRINAITQPQEFIELGEELAKEKGIASGDLIEVRSNRGRVKAVAVVTKRIKALQVDGKTVHTVGIPLHWGFTGETKKGFGCNQLTPYVGDANIETPEYKAFLVDVKKLGTTAA; encoded by the coding sequence ATGAACATCACCAGGCGCGGCGCGCTGAAGCTGACCGGAGCGACGCTCGGCGCCTCGACGCTCACCGCGCTGGGCTTCTCGCCGGCGCAGGCGCAGGGCGCGGTGCGCGCCTTCAAGCTCGAGCGCACGACCGAGACACGCAACACCTGTCCTTACTGCTCGGTGGGCTGCGGCGTGATCCTGTACTCGATGGGCGATCGCGCGAAGAACGTCCACGGCAAGATCATCCATATCGAGGGCGATCCCGACCATCCGACCAACCGCGGCACGCTCTGCCCCAAGGGGGCGGCGCTGATCGACTTCATCAACGCTCGCACCCGCCTGCAGTATCCCGAGTACCGCGCGCCCGGCGGCAAGGCGTGGACGCGCATCTCGTGGGACGAGGCGATCGACAAGATTGCGCGCCATGTGAAGGCCGACCGCGACAAGAACCTCATCGCCAGGAACGCCGACGGCCAGACGGTGAATCGCTGGCTGACCACCGGCTTCCTGGCGGCTTCGGCGACGACCAACGAAACGGCATGGGCGACCTACAAGGTGGTGCGCTCCATGGGGATGGTCGTCTTCGACAACCAGGCGAGGGTTTGACACGGTCCGACGGTGTCCAGTTTGGGCCCGACTTTCGGACGCGGTGCGATGACGAACCTGTGGGCTGACATCAAGAACACGGATCTCGTCGTCATCATGGGCGGCAACGCCGCGGAGGCGCATCCCTGCGGCTTCAAGTGGGTGACCGAGGCCAAGCATCACAAGAAGGCCAAGCTGATCGTCGTCGATCCGCGCTTCACCCGCTCGGCGGCGATGTCGGACCTCTTCATCCAGATCCGGCCGGGCACCGACATCGCCTTCCTCGGCGGCGTCATCAAGTACCTGCTCGACAACGACAAGATCCAGAAGGAGTACGTCCGCACCTACACCAACGCGGCCTACCTGCTGCGCGAGGACTTCAAGTTCGAGGACGGCCTGTTCTCGGGCTACGACGAGGCCAAGCGTGACTACAACCGCGCCAGCTGGGACTACCAGCTGGGCGACGACGGCTTCGTGAAGTCGGACGACATGCTGCAGGATCCGCGCTGCGTCTTCCAGGTGATGAAGACGCATTTCTCGCGCTACACGCCCGAAATGGTCGAGCGCATCACCGGCGCCAACAAGGACAGGTTCCTCGAGGCGTGCAAGTGGATCGCCGAGACGTCGGCACCCGACAAGGTCATGACGTCGATGTATGCGCTGGGCTGGACGCAGCACTCCAAGGGCTCGCAGAACATCCGCACCATGGCGATGATCCAGCTGCTGCTGGGCAATATCGGCATGTCGGGCGGCGGCATGAACGCCCTGCGCGGCCACTCCAACATCCAGGGCCTCACCGACATCGGCCTGATGAGCAACCTGATCCCGGGTTACCTCACCCTGCCGACCGATCGCGAGGCCGACTTCGCGACCTACATGCGCACGCGCGGCTTCAAGCCGTTGCGGCCCGGCCAGACCAGCTTCTGGCAGAACTACGACAAGTTCTTTGTCTCGTTCATGAAGGCCATGTGGGGACCGGCGGCGACGAAGGAGAACGACTGGGCCTACGACTACCTGCCCAAGCTCGACGTCGGCGCCTACGACGTCCTGCGCGGCTGGGAGCTGATGCACCAGGGCAAGATGAACGGCTACTTCTGCCAGGGCTTCAACCCGCTGATGTCGTTCCCCAACCGGCGCAAGCTGCAGGCGGCGCTGGAGAAGCTGAAGTTCCTGGTGGTGATGGACCCGCTGGCCACCGAGACCAGCGAGTTCTGGCAGAACCACGGCGAGCACAATCCGGCCGATCCGGCGAAGATCCAGACCGAGGTCTTCCGCCTGCCGACCACGGTGTTCGCCGAGGAGAACGGCTCGCTGGTGAACTCGGGTCGCTGGCTGCAATGGCACTGGAAGGGCGCCGAGCCGCCCGGCGAGGCGATCAGCGATATCGAGATCATGGCCCGCATATTCCTCAAGGTGCGCGAGCTGTATCGCAAGGAAGGCGGCGCCTTCCCCGATCCGATCGTCAACCTGACCTGGGATTACGAGAACCCGGCCTTCCCCAATCCCGAGGAGCTCGCGCGCGAGCTCAACGGCCGCGCGCTGGCCGACGTGCCCGATCCGCGCGATCCGGCCAAGCTGCTCCTGCGCAAGGGCCAGCAGCTCGCGGGCTTCGGCGAGATGCGCAACGACGGCACCACCATGGGCGGTTGCTGGATCTATTCCGGCTGCTGGACCGAGGCCGGAAACCAGATGGCGCGGCGCGACAACAGCGATCCGGGCGGTCTGGGCCTGACGCCGAAATGGGCGTGGTCGTGGCCGGCCAATCGCCGCATCCTCTACAACCGCGCTTCCGCCGACGCCAAGGGCGATCCCTGGAATCCAAAGCAGAAGCAGATCTGGTGGAACGGCGAGCGCTGGACCGGCTATGACGTGCCCGACTACGGGCCGTTGGTGAAGCCGGAGGCCGGCGTCGGCCCGTTCATCATGAACCCGGAAGGCACCGCGCGGCTGTTCACGCGTGGGCTGATGCGCGACGGGCCCTTCCCGGAGCATTACGAGCCGTTCGAGGCGCCGGTCGCCAATCCGCTGCATCCCAAGGTCGGGCCCAGCCCGGTCGCCCGCGTCTTCAAGGGCGACATGGAGCAGTTCGGCAAGGCAAGCGATTTCCCGATCGTCGCCACGACCTATCGCCTCACCGAGCACTTCCACTTCTGGTCCAAGCACGTGCGCATCAACGCGATCACGCAGCCCCAGGAGTTCATCGAGCTCGGCGAGGAGCTGGCCAAGGAGAAGGGCATCGCCAGCGGCGACCTGATCGAGGTGCGCTCGAACCGCGGCCGCGTGAAGGCCGTGGCCGTGGTCACCAAGCGCATCAAGGCGCTGCAGGTCGACGGCAAGACGGTGCACACCGTGGGCATCCCGCTGCACTGGGGCTTCACGGGCGAGACCAAGAAGGGCTTCGGCTGCAACCAGCTGACGCCCTATGTCGGTGACGCGAACATCGAGACGCCGGAGTACAAGGCGTTCCTGGTGGACGTGAAGAAGCTCGGCACGACGGCGGCATAG
- a CDS encoding flavodoxin family protein, translated as MVNVAVVYHSGFGHTQALAEAVAAGARSAGNTVNVALIPVAEAEARGEELDRADAIVFGSPTYMGGVSAEFAKFKDWSSKRWYADAWKDKIASGFTSSAAWSGDKLATLNQLMTLAMQHGMVWVGLGLKPGNNHSKGSDADLNRVGSFLGAMAQANGDQGVEGIAASDFATMEVLGKRVAEIARRHKAGRTQLAEAA; from the coding sequence ATGGTCAATGTCGCTGTCGTCTACCACTCCGGCTTCGGCCACACCCAGGCGCTGGCCGAGGCCGTTGCTGCCGGCGCCCGCTCGGCCGGCAACACCGTCAACGTCGCGCTGATCCCGGTCGCCGAGGCGGAGGCGCGCGGCGAGGAGCTCGATCGCGCCGACGCCATCGTCTTCGGCTCGCCGACCTACATGGGCGGCGTGTCGGCGGAATTCGCCAAGTTCAAGGACTGGAGCTCCAAGCGCTGGTACGCCGATGCCTGGAAGGACAAGATCGCCTCGGGCTTCACCAGCTCCGCGGCGTGGAGCGGCGACAAGCTCGCCACGCTGAACCAGCTCATGACGCTCGCCATGCAGCATGGCATGGTCTGGGTCGGGCTCGGCCTGAAGCCGGGCAACAACCACTCCAAGGGCAGCGACGCCGACCTCAACCGCGTCGGCTCGTTCCTCGGCGCCATGGCCCAGGCCAATGGCGACCAGGGCGTCGAGGGCATAGCGGCCAGCGACTTCGCCACCATGGAGGTGCTGGGCAAGCGCGTCGCCGAGATCGCCCGCCGGCACAAGGCGGGCCGGACGCAGCTGGCCGAGGCGGCGTAG
- a CDS encoding helix-turn-helix transcriptional regulator, producing MDFILRLLMGPWTTYILYTLGEHGPQRFGELKRRVTGVSAKMLTERLRSLEQAGLVTRHYEATIPPKVTYALAARGHELRGVLDQLAGLGRKWLVEDATAPAAPRQAAE from the coding sequence ATGGACTTCATCCTGCGGCTGCTGATGGGGCCGTGGACCACCTACATCCTCTACACCCTGGGCGAGCACGGCCCGCAGCGCTTCGGCGAGCTGAAGCGGCGGGTCACCGGCGTATCGGCCAAGATGCTGACCGAGCGGCTGCGCTCGCTCGAGCAGGCCGGCCTGGTGACGCGCCACTACGAGGCGACCATCCCGCCCAAGGTGACCTACGCGCTGGCCGCGCGCGGCCACGAGCTGCGCGGCGTGCTCGACCAGCTCGCCGGGCTGGGCCGCAAGTGGCTGGTCGAGGACGCCACGGCGCCGGCCGCGCCGCGCCAGGCGGCGGAGTAG
- a CDS encoding succinylglutamate desuccinylase/aspartoacylase family protein, translating to MNDRKPSRLSPDIDLEAEGKRTGFVRIPHSVHRSAYGWLPLPIACINNGEGPRVLLMAGNHGDEWEGQLALGGLIRSLEPRNVRGRLTILPSSNFPAAMAGMRTSPIDEGNLNRSFPGSPDGTVTQQIAYFIEHALMPKCQFHFDLHSGGSSLIYIPSSLCRLDPDPARRQAQIARMRAFGAPIGYVSTSPMGDERTATSAAMRQGVEHMGTELAGAGAVTPAALKIAQDGLLRVLAHIGVLHGLEIPPPPKVPTRLMRVEGPDYYVYAPDGGVFEPLVELGDDVVAGQPAARVHQHDTPWREPVVARFQRAGTVICKRQPGRTERGDCLFHLATDYVE from the coding sequence ATGAACGACCGCAAGCCCAGTCGGCTGAGCCCCGATATCGATCTCGAAGCCGAGGGCAAGCGCACCGGCTTCGTGCGCATCCCGCATTCGGTGCACCGCTCCGCCTATGGCTGGCTGCCGCTGCCGATCGCCTGCATCAACAACGGCGAGGGCCCGCGCGTGCTGCTGATGGCCGGCAATCACGGCGACGAGTGGGAAGGCCAGCTGGCGCTGGGCGGGTTGATCCGCTCGCTCGAGCCGAGGAACGTGCGCGGCAGGCTCACCATCCTGCCGTCGTCGAACTTCCCGGCGGCGATGGCCGGCATGCGCACCTCGCCGATCGACGAGGGCAACCTCAACCGCTCGTTTCCCGGCAGTCCCGACGGCACCGTCACGCAGCAGATCGCCTACTTCATCGAGCATGCGCTGATGCCGAAGTGCCAGTTCCATTTCGACCTGCATTCCGGCGGCAGCTCGCTGATATACATCCCGAGCTCGCTCTGCCGGCTCGACCCCGATCCGGCGCGGCGGCAGGCGCAGATCGCGCGCATGCGCGCCTTCGGGGCGCCGATCGGCTATGTCAGCACCTCGCCGATGGGCGACGAGCGCACCGCGACTTCGGCGGCGATGCGCCAGGGCGTCGAGCACATGGGCACCGAGCTGGCCGGCGCCGGCGCGGTCACGCCGGCGGCGCTGAAGATCGCGCAGGACGGCCTGCTGCGCGTGCTGGCGCATATCGGCGTGCTGCATGGTCTGGAGATTCCGCCGCCGCCGAAGGTGCCGACGCGGCTGATGCGCGTCGAAGGGCCGGACTACTACGTCTACGCGCCCGATGGCGGCGTGTTCGAGCCGCTGGTCGAGCTCGGCGACGACGTGGTCGCGGGTCAGCCGGCGGCGCGCGTGCACCAGCACGACACGCCGTGGCGCGAGCCCGTCGTGGCGCGTTTCCAGCGCGCCGGCACGGTGATCTGCAAGCGCCAGCCCGGTCGCACCGAGCGCGGCGACTGCCTCTTCCACCTCGCGACGGATTACGTGGAGTAG
- a CDS encoding sodium:proton antiporter — protein MTTFDLIALLLTLTAAFGWINHRYIRLPHTIGLLVMGLFASLLLIGIELAITRTQIYAEVVAAIRQIDFYEAVMNGMLAFLLFAGALHVDFGVLRSRARVVGLMATVGVALSAAIVGTAVWLIAGWFGLDLPFVWALVFGALISPTDPVAVLSTLKAVKVPAALETDMTGESLFNDGVGVVLFTILVALAVGTGGEIGTLTVTKLLLIEAVGGGVLGLVTGFLAYRAMRAIDNYSIEILISLALVAGTYALATKLHTSGPIAVVVAGLLIGNHGALNAMSEQTREHLFSFWTLLDEILNSLLFLLIGLEVLILRFDLSLGGFALAAIPIALLARLAAVATPVTLLRLFGKRFTRGTTMVLTWGGLRGGISVALALSLPENEVKPVILAATYAVVLFSIIVQGLTLATVVRRSVTDERI, from the coding sequence CTGACCACCTTCGATCTGATCGCTCTGCTGCTGACGCTCACCGCCGCCTTTGGCTGGATCAACCACCGCTATATCCGCCTGCCGCACACGATCGGCCTGCTCGTGATGGGCCTGTTCGCCTCGCTGCTGCTGATCGGCATCGAGCTGGCGATCACGCGCACCCAGATCTACGCCGAGGTTGTCGCGGCGATCCGGCAGATCGACTTCTACGAAGCGGTCATGAACGGAATGCTGGCCTTCCTGCTGTTCGCCGGCGCGCTGCACGTGGATTTCGGCGTGCTGCGCAGCCGGGCGCGCGTGGTTGGGCTGATGGCGACGGTCGGCGTGGCGCTGTCGGCGGCGATTGTCGGCACCGCGGTGTGGCTGATCGCCGGCTGGTTCGGCCTCGATCTGCCCTTCGTCTGGGCGCTGGTATTCGGCGCGCTGATCAGCCCGACCGATCCGGTGGCGGTGCTGAGCACGCTGAAGGCGGTGAAGGTGCCGGCCGCGCTCGAGACCGACATGACCGGCGAATCGCTGTTCAACGACGGCGTCGGCGTCGTGCTGTTCACCATCCTGGTGGCGCTCGCCGTGGGCACCGGCGGGGAGATCGGCACGCTGACGGTCACCAAGCTGCTGCTGATCGAGGCGGTGGGCGGGGGCGTGCTCGGGCTGGTGACCGGCTTCCTCGCCTACCGCGCCATGCGCGCGATCGACAATTACTCGATCGAGATCCTGATCTCGCTGGCGCTGGTCGCCGGCACCTACGCGCTGGCGACCAAGCTGCACACCAGCGGACCGATCGCTGTCGTCGTCGCCGGCCTGCTGATCGGCAATCACGGCGCGCTCAATGCCATGAGCGAGCAGACGCGCGAGCACCTGTTCTCGTTCTGGACGCTTCTCGACGAGATCCTGAACTCGCTGTTGTTCCTGCTGATCGGCCTCGAGGTGCTGATCCTGCGTTTCGACCTGTCGCTCGGCGGCTTCGCCCTGGCAGCGATCCCGATCGCCCTGCTTGCGCGCCTGGCCGCCGTCGCCACCCCGGTCACCCTGCTGCGCCTGTTCGGCAAGCGCTTCACGCGCGGCACGACGATGGTGCTGACCTGGGGCGGGTTGCGAGGCGGCATCTCCGTGGCCCTGGCGCTGTCGCTGCCGGAGAACGAGGTCAAACCGGTGATCCTCGCCGCGACCTATGCCGTCGTGCTCTTCAGCATCATCGTGCAGGGATTGACCTTGGCCACGGTTGTGCGGCGCAGCGTGACGGACGAACGCATCTGA